The following DNA comes from Magnetococcales bacterium.
GTTACAGTTTGCGACATCACGATGTCTCCCGTGTACGGTGATGGTTGACCACGGACCACCCTGTCGATCCTGCATCATGGATCTCATTGTTTAACGTTTGCAACAGATAAACCACAACCATTCCGGGATGCGTCATTTCCAAACGTCATGCCCACGAGGGGGAAAACCCGGAACGTCGATCGGTCGCTTCGAGTCCTGGATTCCTGCTTTCCAAGATGGTTGCGTGCGGTTCAGGAAGTCACTTTTTTCTTTCGTTCATTCCAGTCCGGTACATGTTTCTGCGGCGAACGGGTAATGGCCAGGGCCCCTTCCGGAACATCCTTCGCAACAGATGTCCCCGCGGCGATGACTGCATTCTTTCCCAGTCGCACGGGGGCGATCAACTGGGTATCCGAACCAATGAATACGCCATCCTCGATGACCGTCTTGTGTTTATTCTTGCCATCGTAGTTGCAGGTGATGGTCCCGGCGCCCACGTTGACCTTCCGACCGATTTCGGCATCGCCAATGTAGGCCAAATGACTGACCTTCGAGCCTTCACCAATCGTCGATTTCTTGATTTCACAAAAATTTCCCACCTTCGAGCCGCGCTGCATCCGTGCTCCAGGCCGCAGACGTGCAAAGGGACCCACCCCACTGTCGCCCGTGACCTCCGCACCCTCCAGATGGCAGAATGGTTCGATGTGAACCTTATCCCCGATGGCGCTATCGACCATATGACAGAATGGTCCAATGCGACAATCGGAGCCAATCTTTACCCCAGGGCCAAGAATGCACTGTGGCGCAATCACCGTGTCCCGGCCAATCGTTACATCCCCCGCCACGAAGCAGGAACCCGGATCGACAAAGGTGACCCCGGTCGCCATCAGCGCCCCCACCTTGCGGTCGCGAAATACCGCCTCGGCCCGCGCCAGTTGACTCCGATCGTTGATTCCTTCCAGCGACTGGCCATCGGCATGATGCACCGCGTGAACACCGCCCTCGTTCATCGCCATGGCAACAATATCGGGAAGATAATATTCTCCCTGGGCGTTGTCGTTGCCCAGGCGCCCGATCC
Coding sequences within:
- the glmU gene encoding bifunctional UDP-N-acetylglucosamine diphosphorylase/glucosamine-1-phosphate N-acetyltransferase GlmU produces the protein MTQRTVLILAAGQGTRMCSNLPKVLHTLAWKPILHHVLEAVQPLNPTRLLVVTGYGAQQVEAAFSERSITWVRQKEQKGTGDAVRSALPELRGTPGDLLIMAGDVPLIRTEILEQAFQSHVKSGCSLTLLSTTLEHPTGYGRIVRDGTGMVQAVVEERDATPEIRAIREINSGIYLANLSRLEGWIGRLGNDNAQGEYYLPDIVAMAMNEGGVHAVHHADGQSLEGINDRSQLARAEAVFRDRKVGALMATGVTFVDPGSCFVAGDVTIGRDTVIAPQCILGPGVKIGSDCRIGPFCHMVDSAIGDKVHIEPFCHLEGAEVTGDSGVGPFARLRPGARMQRGSKVGNFCEIKKSTIGEGSKVSHLAYIGDAEIGRKVNVGAGTITCNYDGKNKHKTVIEDGVFIGSDTQLIAPVRLGKNAVIAAGTSVAKDVPEGALAITRSPQKHVPDWNERKKKVTS